From Pseudodesulfovibrio nedwellii:
TTGAAGGATACAATCAAAAGCTGGCTTCCATGGGTGAGAATCTCCCCGAAGAATTTCAGCATATGAAACCCATGCCATACTTGGTCATAATTATTGATGAGTTGGCTGATTTGATGATGACGGCTGCCAAGGACGTGGAACAATGTATTGTTCGTTTGGCTCAGTTGGCCCGTGCTGCCGGAATCCATATGATTCTGGCGACACAGCGTCCGAGTGTGGATGTTGTCACCGGTATCATCAAGGCTAACTTTCCCACACGTATATCTTTTTTCGTGACTTCAAAGTTCGATTCTCGGACTATTTTGGACGGTGTGGGCGCAGAACGGTTACTAGGCAAGGGGGACATGCTTTTCAAGCCCAGCGGCGGTAAGCTCAAGCGTATGCACGGAGCGTACGTGGATGAGACGGAAATTGCGCATGTCGTTAAGTTCTGGAAGGAATCTATACCGCAGGAATTTGAACTTGATTTTACTGATTGGAAGCAGAAATCAGGTGATGGCGGTGGTTCTGGCCCTGCCGGGCAGTCTGATGACCCTGTGTATGATGAGGCGGTACAGTTCGTGCTTACTCAAGGCAAGGCGTCTATTTCCTTGTTGCAACGGCGTTTTAGAATTGGTTTTAACCGTGCAGCACGTTTTATCGAACAAATGGAAACAGAAGGTATTCTTGGCCCACAGGAAGGCAGCAAGCCGCGTAAGGTTCTCAAGTCTGAATAATTGGAGAAAATAAATGTCTAGATTGTATATTTCGTGTGTGGCGGTTTTTTGTGCTTTGTTGATTCCTTTAGGCGCGATGGCTTCTGAACCTGTGGCACCAGAAGATCTGCCTGATCTTATCCAGCAACGTTATGAAACTTTGAAGACTTTTCAAGCTGATTTTGTTCAGGAGTTAACAAATGTTGCCAGTGGCGAAGTGGAAACTCGTGAGGGGAAGATATGGTTTCGTCAACCGTCACAAGTTCGGTGGGAAACCACCAAGCCGGAAAATGAATTGCTCGTTGTCGGTCCAGAATTTGCCTGGAATTACATTGAGGACGAAGAGCTTGCTATCAAATACAGTGTGGCAAGTCTTTTGGATTCCAAGACCATTTTACGCTTTATATCCGGTCAGGCCAACATCAAGGAAGACTTTGTAGTCAAGACGGAGTGGCAGGGCGCCGATGCCGTCCGTGAGCGGTGGGGCAAGGGTTTTACCGTATTGCAGCTCGTTCCCAAGGAAGCTGAGCCGGGTATGGTTCTGGCCTTCGTAGGCGTAGAATCAGACACCGGCCTGCTTCGACAGGTCATGATCGTTGATTTTTATGGAAACGGCAATGAACTTAGATTGTCCAATGTTGAGTTGGATGTCAATTTGACACCTGATATGTTTAGTTTTGTTCCGCCGCAAGGAACGCAGGTGGAAGACAATACTCAGGGGTTTTAAGTAAGCTTTACGGCTTTTTTCAGAGCCTGAAGTTCACTCTTTGTGAGCTCGCGCCACGTGCCACGCTTGAGGTTGCCCAAGTTTACAGGACCTTGTTGGACCCGTCTAAGGTGAAGAATGGTCAGTCCTAAAAGGTCGCACATTCGGCGAATCTGTCGATTTATGCCTTGAATAAGTGTGATTTCGACTTGTTGCGTACCTGCTACAGGTTTTTTCAGCTCTACTTTGGCCGGGGCCAGCGAGTCTCCTTCAGGGAGAGTCATACCTTGTCGCATAGTCTTGATCGCTGATTCCGGCACGGTGCCACGTACTGTCACCTGATAGACTTTGGGTAGATGGTATTTGGGATGGGTGAGGCGATAACACAGGTCTCCATCCGTGGTCAGCAGGAGCAGTCCTTCGGAAAAATAGTCCAATCGTCCTACAGGGAATGGCCGTAATCTCCTAATTTCATTGGGAAGAAAGTCCAGAACGGTTTGCCGTCCCTGGGGATCATTGACCGTTGTGACTGTTTCTATGGGTTTGTGCAGAATCAGCGTCATGTTTCCGGCTTTACCGGGGAGGCTGATGGATCTGCCATTGACAGCGACGGCGTCAACATCTGGATCAACTTTGATTCCGGGAGAATCAGCAGTTGTATCGTTGACGGTTACTTGACCACTGAAGACCATGTCGTCTGCGCCGCGACGGGAGGTTACCCCGCACTGGGCGATAAATTTATTC
This genomic window contains:
- a CDS encoding LolA family protein, whose protein sequence is MSRLYISCVAVFCALLIPLGAMASEPVAPEDLPDLIQQRYETLKTFQADFVQELTNVASGEVETREGKIWFRQPSQVRWETTKPENELLVVGPEFAWNYIEDEELAIKYSVASLLDSKTILRFISGQANIKEDFVVKTEWQGADAVRERWGKGFTVLQLVPKEAEPGMVLAFVGVESDTGLLRQVMIVDFYGNGNELRLSNVELDVNLTPDMFSFVPPQGTQVEDNTQGF
- a CDS encoding pseudouridine synthase, producing MSNEKKQIRLNKFIAQCGVTSRRGADDMVFSGQVTVNDTTADSPGIKVDPDVDAVAVNGRSISLPGKAGNMTLILHKPIETVTTVNDPQGRQTVLDFLPNEIRRLRPFPVGRLDYFSEGLLLLTTDGDLCYRLTHPKYHLPKVYQVTVRGTVPESAIKTMRQGMTLPEGDSLAPAKVELKKPVAGTQQVEITLIQGINRQIRRMCDLLGLTILHLRRVQQGPVNLGNLKRGTWRELTKSELQALKKAVKLT